Proteins found in one Sporosarcina sp. FSL K6-3457 genomic segment:
- a CDS encoding glycosyl hydrolase family 95 catalytic domain-containing protein — MITNMYPIRGAWNKVHSENWEEAMVSGNGEQGVMVFGNPEKETIIGNHSRLYLAQGTNQQLPNMAPYLEKLRNIIHEQGYEAAQAFFYEKAQELGYQGLTMSDPFHPAFHLYIESDIKDVTNYSRSVNFETGEIIVKFQDGNDVLHNRNTFVSRADNVIVHTIQNDARDVCCRLEIEDYKHSLIDHQREIRHDKISLNNVYVKTGDGYRVEMRIEAPEGNVSINNNILSVEHAQEIILLIKIDTCQSDEVGAAIEGSDFQLLQPSYELLLMRHKKIHAEIFNRVTLQLANVEERKKSIEELIDETKRTHQIPLALIEKLYDSGRYMFICSAGELSPNLQGIWTGTFEPAWSGDYTFDTNVQLSIASALSCNLVEGIHGFFRLIKEFIPEFRENAKLYYGSRGIMASAHSSNTGKHFHWNEEWPLQFWTCGAGWLGHWFYQYYLHTGDTEFLESEAIPYLKECALFYEDFLIEDSQGTYHFTPSYSAENGCGDNSTQDIAVAKEVLRNLIEGHKELGIDSPEIVKWTKMLEKLPDYMINDEGVLKEWITEEKAENYNHRHFSHLYPIFQSREFTAETKPELWAASKKAFDKRLEAWLRNPDADTSSTHGRMHAALCATQFNKKELVYEILQMMIKNDSMYSTLMTSHYNNKDVFNVDGNGAIPQIINEMIVDGRPGRITLLQALPVQIPQGMLSGVSLAKQIKVEEFKWDINRGEATIKILSAIHQEVFLDIPLFPKATVTCLSSSDAWQEQGKWKLQLFANNMTTITITL; from the coding sequence GTGATTACTAATATGTATCCTATTAGAGGTGCTTGGAATAAGGTTCATTCTGAAAATTGGGAAGAAGCAATGGTAAGTGGAAATGGTGAACAGGGTGTAATGGTATTTGGAAACCCTGAAAAAGAAACGATTATTGGTAATCATAGCCGTTTATATTTAGCGCAAGGAACGAATCAGCAACTTCCAAATATGGCCCCATATCTCGAAAAGTTAAGGAATATCATCCACGAACAGGGCTATGAGGCAGCGCAAGCTTTTTTTTATGAAAAAGCGCAGGAATTAGGTTACCAAGGTTTAACGATGAGTGATCCCTTTCATCCGGCTTTTCATCTATATATCGAATCTGACATTAAAGATGTGACGAACTATTCACGTAGTGTGAATTTCGAGACGGGAGAAATTATTGTTAAATTTCAAGATGGAAATGATGTTCTACATAACAGAAATACATTTGTTTCACGAGCCGATAATGTTATTGTTCATACAATCCAAAATGATGCAAGGGACGTGTGCTGCCGTTTAGAAATAGAAGATTACAAACATAGTTTAATAGACCATCAAAGAGAAATTCGACATGATAAAATAAGCTTGAATAATGTGTACGTAAAAACTGGGGACGGGTACCGTGTAGAGATGCGGATTGAGGCTCCCGAGGGTAACGTCAGCATAAATAACAATATTCTTTCCGTCGAGCATGCACAAGAAATAATACTATTAATTAAAATAGATACATGTCAATCGGATGAGGTCGGGGCAGCAATAGAGGGTAGTGACTTTCAATTATTACAGCCATCTTATGAATTACTTCTAATGCGCCATAAGAAGATTCATGCTGAAATATTTAATCGGGTTACACTACAACTAGCAAATGTTGAAGAGCGTAAAAAGTCTATTGAGGAACTGATAGACGAAACAAAGCGAACTCATCAAATACCATTAGCATTAATAGAAAAACTATATGATTCCGGTCGATATATGTTTATTTGCAGTGCAGGTGAATTATCGCCTAACCTTCAAGGGATTTGGACAGGGACATTTGAGCCTGCGTGGAGTGGGGATTATACATTCGATACAAATGTTCAATTATCTATTGCTTCTGCCCTATCATGTAATTTAGTAGAAGGTATACACGGATTTTTTAGGTTAATTAAAGAATTCATCCCTGAATTTAGAGAAAATGCAAAATTGTATTATGGGAGCAGAGGGATTATGGCTTCAGCTCATTCGAGTAATACAGGGAAACACTTTCATTGGAATGAAGAATGGCCATTACAATTTTGGACATGCGGGGCTGGTTGGCTAGGTCATTGGTTCTACCAATATTATTTACATACTGGCGATACAGAGTTTTTAGAAAGTGAAGCCATTCCCTATTTAAAAGAATGTGCACTCTTTTACGAAGACTTTTTAATTGAGGATTCACAAGGGACCTATCATTTTACACCTTCTTATTCAGCGGAAAATGGCTGCGGTGATAATTCAACACAAGATATTGCAGTAGCAAAAGAGGTATTACGAAATTTAATAGAAGGTCATAAGGAACTTGGTATTGATTCTCCCGAAATAGTCAAGTGGACAAAAATGCTAGAAAAACTACCGGATTATATGATCAATGATGAAGGCGTTCTCAAGGAGTGGATAACTGAAGAGAAAGCGGAAAATTACAATCATCGTCACTTCTCTCATCTATATCCTATTTTTCAAAGTCGAGAATTTACGGCTGAGACAAAACCTGAATTATGGGCTGCTTCGAAAAAGGCTTTCGATAAGCGACTTGAAGCTTGGTTGCGGAATCCGGATGCAGATACATCTTCTACCCATGGAAGAATGCATGCTGCCCTATGTGCGACACAATTTAATAAAAAAGAGCTTGTCTATGAAATTCTACAGATGATGATTAAGAATGATTCTATGTACTCAACATTAATGACTTCTCATTATAATAATAAAGATGTCTTTAATGTTGATGGCAATGGAGCGATACCGCAGATTATTAACGAAATGATAGTAGATGGGCGCCCTGGTAGAATTACATTGTTACAAGCATTACCTGTTCAAATACCCCAAGGCATGCTTTCGGGTGTTTCTTTAGCGAAACAGATTAAAGTCGAAGAATTCAAATGGGATATTAATAGGGGAGAAGCCACCATAAAGATTCTTTCAGCTATCCATCAAGAAGTGTTTTTGGATATCCCCTTATTCCCTAAAGCTACTGTAACTTGTCTATCGTCATCTGATGCTTGGCAAGAACAAGGGAAATGGAAGCTACAGCTTTTTGCGAATAACATGACTACAATTACTATTACTCTATAA